Proteins from one Aspergillus nidulans FGSC A4 chromosome VIII genomic window:
- the dscA gene encoding ubiquitin-protein ligase dscA (transcript_id=CADANIAT00001562), whose translation MDHRGSLFFFIVILYFLLSSQSHPPLISQDREHQRELERERQALRLLNESRYGDFDPRADKWLPFIGARKNDSYDWGLLADAQDRARYQLQSAFSNAGLVPPSGLEDGNSSRSLNLSQLALPVYRNSTGTLRGDWVRRKLDTNRPSLNTTAIVLEHEYFTHEFGQNITGNSGEFYLNVHEGGGEELKLPQGHVREIRATLSVETDDYWGHTWYISLYGVHFPETGGTVLTTTSEKFRGVFSLPHLTMTVDSYNISHQLLLKSLSDTIAEKQNRPPTLFPWSSLVGTDQVEFPSPKCEHIVYLQQHPVAIEGYLADQVVIDQIEQELRFPMGAPIPSPPSMVMSGVVYSPDCGYILETKGAPDFPPTDGLYLQGPKVEEYAKYAARLVFLISAVFIGQIMLLMRQIKDASTPSTRSRISFYTIALMAYGDAFVLVFILLELYPAVSFLVMTTLAFFAFLSVSYIGMKFMIEIWAIQAPERREQERRSSPPASSTRSSGLPLPATATGVRDSGATPIIILTPDQDPPAEEEEGTPTPNRSTVPTAQETRSDIGAMYARFYFVLFVMLVVSIWSFLWPNRLGAWYARALAFTYLSFWVPQIYRNVMRNCRKALRWDFVIGQSCLRLVPFVYFLTVRENVLWVRPDTKTALCLAGWVWIQVWLLASQDILGPRFFVPRGWAPPAYDYHPLLRDDPESGPDVQSDGGVLPITALRADGRDSSDSKDDDRPRNKDRKKAIFDCAICMQDIEVPVLAAPGAAGGSSVANGATSLLTRRNYMVTPCHHIFHSACLESWMKLRLQCPICRESIPPV comes from the coding sequence ATGGACCACCGCGGCtcgttgttcttcttcatcgtcatcctctatTTTCTCCTCAGTTCACAGTCGCATCCGCCATTAATATCCCAGGATCGAGAGCACCAACGGGAGCTTGAAAGGGAACGACAAGCGCTTCGTCTACTGAACGAATCCAGATATGGAGACTTCGATCCACGAGCCGACAAGTGGCTCCCATTTATCGGAGCCCGGAAGAATGATAGCTATGATTGGGGGCTCTTAGCAGATGCTCAAGATAGGGCTCGATATCAACTGCAGTCGGCCTTTTCAAATGCCGGTCTAGTGCCTCCAAGCGGTCTCGAAGACGGGAACTCATCTCGGTCATTGAATCTTTCCCAGCTGGCCCTTCCAGTTTATCGCAACTCCACAGGGACACTGCGGGGAGACTGGGTGCGTCGCAAGCTGGATACTAATCGCCCTTCCCTCAATACGACGGCCATTGTCCTCGAGCATGAGTACTTCACGCATGAATTCGGTCAGAACATTACCGGCAACAGCGGAGAATTCTATCTGAATGTCCAcgagggaggcggagaggaaCTAAAATTGCCCCAAGGCCATGTTCGCGAGATTAGAGCAACCTTGTCCGTGGAGACTGATGATTACTGGGGCCACACCTGGTATATCTCGTTATATGGGGTCCATTTTCCCGAAACTGGCGGCACTGttctgacgacgacgagTGAGAAGTTTCGGGGTGTCTTCAGTCTACCGCACTTGACAATGACAGTTGACTCTTACAATATTTCGCACCAACTCCTTCTCAAATCCCTTTCAGACACCATCgcagagaagcagaatcGCCCCCCTACACTTTTCCCTTGGTCTTCGCTTGTGGGAACGGATCAGGTGGAATTCCCGTCTCCAAAATGTGAACATATCGTGTACCTGCAACAACATCCGGTAGCTATAGAAGGCTACTTGGCAGACCAGGTGGTTATTGACCAAATAGAACAGGAATTGAGGTTCCCAATGGGCGCACCCATCCCTTCGCCACCTTCAATGGTCATGTCCGGAGTTGTGTACTCTCCTGACTGTGGATACATCCTCGAGACTAAAGGAGCTCCTGACTTTCCTCCAACAGACGGGCTGTATCTCCAGGGTCCTAAGGTAGAGGAGTATGCGAAATACGCTGCTCGCCTCGTATTTTTGATCTCTGCTGTGTTTATTGGACAGATTATGTTGCTTATGCGACAGATCAAAGACGCCTCTACTCCTTCAACTCGCAGTCGGATTAGTTTCTATACAATTGCTCTCATGGCGTATGGTGACGCATTCGTGCTAGTCTTCATCCTACTGGAGCTCTATCCAGCTGTTTCGTTTCTGGTCATGACGACGCTGGCGTTTTTTGCCTTTCTTTCTGTCAGCTACATTGGGATGAAATTCATGATAGAAATATGGGCTATTCAAGCCCCTGAACGGAGAGAACAGGAGCGTCGGTCAAGCCCCCCAGCATCATCTACACGATCTAGCGGACTACCGCTTCCTGCTACGGCAACTGGTGTTAGAGACTCCGGGGCTACGCCAATCATCATCTTGACGCCCGATCAAGATCCCCctgccgaagaggaagaaggcacaCCAACACCAAATCGTTCTACAGTGCCAACGGCACAAGAAACCCGGAGTGATATTGGCGCAATGTATGCGCGATTTTacttcgtcctcttcgtgATGCTTGTTGTCTCAATTTGGTCATTCCTCTGGCCCAACCGATTGGGTGCTTGGTATGCTCGAGCACTGGCATTCACGTATCTCTCTTTCTGGGTACCGCAAATATATCGCAACGTCATGCGCAACTGCCGGAAAGCCCTGCGATGGGATTTTGTCATTGGTCAAAGCTGCCTTCGGCTCGTCCCATTCGTGTATTTCCTTACAGTCCGCGAGAACGTCCTATGGGTCCGGCCGGACACTAAAACCGCACTCTGTCTCGCCGGCTGGGTCTGGATCCAGGTCTGGCTACTGGCAAGCCAGGACATCCTCGGGCCACGATTTTTCGTTCCCCGAGGCTGGGCCCCTCCCGCTTACGACTATCATCCCCTTCTCCGCGACGACCCAGAATCTGGCCCGGATGTCCAGTCCGACGGCGGCGTTCTACCCATCACTGCCCTCCGGGCAGACGGGCGAGATTCCTCAGACTCGAAAGATGACGACCGACCGCGGAACAAGGATCGCAAAAAGGCAATATTTGACTGCGCCATCTGCATGCAGGACATTGAGGTGCCTGTTCTCGCAGCGCCGGGAGCCGCGGGCGGCAGCAGCGTTGCAAATGGAGCAACGAGTCTTCTCACGCGTAGGAACTATATGGTTACCCCTTGCCATCATATCTTCCACAGCGCCTGTCTTGAGAGCTGGATGAAGCTTCGTCTGCAGTGCCCTATATGTCGCGAGTCTATTCCTCCTGTTTAG
- a CDS encoding glycine decarboxylase subunit H (transcript_id=CADANIAT00001563), with protein MSAAARFIRPFASRALAQKLPLSSVRRVSPAIGFPRGTVRSFSQSTFLQVKKYTESHEWIELADDGKTAKIGITEYAAKSLGDVVYVELPEPGTEVGAGEPVGAVESVKSASDVLSPVSGTVTKGNEVLSDKAKFINESPEGEAWIAEIEVSDASEVDGLLDLKAYKATIDEE; from the exons ATGTCTGCCGCCGCTCGATTTATCCGCCCCTTTGCCTCCCGCGCCCTTGCACAGAAGCTTCCTTTGAGCTCCGTCCGCAGGGTCTCGCCCGCAATTGGTTTCCCGCGGGGAACAGTCCGCAGCTTTTCTCAGAGCACATTCT TGCAAGTGAAGAAGTACACAGAGTCTCACGAATGGATTGAGCTCGCTGATGACGGCAAGACTG CCAAAATCGGAATCACAGAATACGCCGCCAAGTCCCTAGGTGATGTCGTCTACGTTGAGCTCCCCGAGCCGGGCACTGAGGTTGGTGCCGGCGAGCCCGTTGGCGCCGTCGAGTCCGTCAAATCTGCTTCAGACGTGCTCTCTCCCGTCTCTGGAACTGTGACGAAGGGCAACGAGGTCCTCAGTGACAAGGCCAAATTCATCAACGAGAGCCCGGAGGGTGAGGCATGGATTGCCGAGATCGAAGTCAGCGATGCCTCCGAGGTGGATGGGCTGCTCGACCTTAAGGCTTACAAGGCCACTATTGATGAGGAGTAA
- a CDS encoding Zn(2+) transporter ZRG17 (transcript_id=CADANIAT00001561), with the protein MASDMPLPVPPRTPTPPPDEPHSRFSFPSHPPDRDTLSPLVESFSHRIGSDTEDRNRLSPTRASFNNLSADTTQQNGQSEVSSGPFNFQTTTMAKSPVVKSNIGQRRGHKYKHSSISHQIFLEPPPRAPLALPNSLPIPTLKECRASMSVDQKRRFWWSVCHMFVAAYTLWSAHGSLAMTALSHLILFDSLGALLCVVVDVLGNFEVWKRSSIRHPFGLERAEVLAGFAMCVLLLFMGLDLISHNLQHFLESSGHEPHHEHAHERVSPGSVDFTALLAISSTLISAIGLRNHGRIGKAMRFGYIESLPSVLSNPSHFLTLSCSTLLLVLPLVSIKLFRWLDVTLSSTISICMCFFGIRLVKTLGSMLLMSYSGPGVSDVLRDIEADPCVFAVDDARFWQVHYGLCMANLKLRVSGSEENLSRLRDRVSSLIKNRLGGGYGSGGQRWEISVQMAIENS; encoded by the exons ATGGCTTCAGACATGCCACTCCCTGTGCCGCCACGGACTCCTACGCCACCCCCCGATGAGCCTCACAGCCGCTTTAGCTTCCCGTCCCATCCTCCAGATCGCGATACCTTGTCTCCCCTAGTAGAATCATTTTCTCACCGGATTGGCTCAGATACGGAAGATCGCAACCGTCTAAGTCCCACCAGGGCATCGTTCAACAACCTCTCCGCGGATACAACACAACAAAATGGCCAGAGTGAGGTCTCGTCGGGGCCGTTCAATTTTCAGACCACGACCATGGCGAAAAGCCCTGTCGTGAAATCT AACATTGGTCAGCGACGTGGCCACAAATACAAACACAGTAGTATCTCGCATCAGATCTTCCTCGAACCTCCTCCTAGAGCCCCATTGGCTTTGCCCAACTCTTTACCTATACCTACGCTGAAAGAATGCCGGGCTAGCATGTCTGTGGATCAGAAACGAAGGTTCTGGTGGAGTGTATGCCATATGTTCGTCGCCGCTTATACCTTGTGGAGTGCGCATGGGTCCCTGGCCATGACAGCCTTATCTCACTTAATCCTGTTCGACTCTCTCGGTGCGTTGCTCTGTGTCGTGGTAGACGTGCTGGGCAATTTTGAAGTCTGGAAAAGGTCGAGCATTCGACATCCGTTTGGATTAGAGCGCGCGGAAGtgctggctgggtttgcAATGTGTGTCCTCCTTTTGTTCATGGGATTGGACCTCATCTCCCACAACCTTCAGCACTTCCTTGAGTCCTCAGGCCACGAGCCCCATCATGAGCACGCCCATGAACGAGTCTCCCCGGGAAGTGTAGACTTTACCGCGCTGCTCGCGATATCATCCACTCTTATTTCTGCTATAGGCTTGAGAAACCATGGCCGGATTGGAAAGGCGATGCGCTTTGGTTACATTGAGTCCCTACCATCAGTGCTCAGTAATCCGTCTCACTTCCTGACGCTTTCATGCTCCACATTGCTCCTGGTCCTTCCCTTGGTGTCGATTAAGCTCTTCAGATGGCTCGATGTCACCCTATCTAGCACGATTTCAATATGCATGTGCTTTTTTGGGATACGACTCGTCAAGACTTTGGGATCCATGCTGCTCATGTCTTATTCTGGACCTGGAGTCTCCGATGTGCTTCGGGATATCGAAGCCGACCCGTGCGTGTTCGCTGTCGACGATGCAAGATTCTGGCAGGTGCACTACGGGCTTTGTATGGCGAACCTGAAGCTCCGTGTTTCCGGATCGGAGGAAAATCTCTCACGACTTCGTGATCGGGTTTCTAGTCTCATCAAGAACCGGCTCGGAGGTGGATACGGAAGTGGTGGTCAGAGATGGGAGATTTCTGTACAAATGGCAATAGAGAACAGTTAG
- a CDS encoding putative NADH-ubiquinone oxidoreductase 14 kDa subunit (transcript_id=CADANIAT00001558), whose product MVHKVLFWSGFGIAVRLWQLGIEMRPLFVKESLWAYPLFAGIGGSFGYWIQGIEQRQLQILAQQKEAILEKRRRRDEGLSKVEEAGTLAATS is encoded by the exons ATGGTTCACAAAGTCCTCTTCTGGAGCGGCTTCG GCATTGCCGTCCGACTCTGGCAACTCGGCATTGAGATGCGCCCGCTCTTCGTCAAGGAATCCCTCTGGGCCTACCCCCTCTTCGCTGGCATCGGCGGTAGCTTCGGATACTGGATCCAGGGCATTGAACAACGACAACTCCAAATCCTCGCACAGCAAAAGGAAGCTATCCTCGAgaagcgacgacgacgagatgAGGGCCTGAgcaaggtggaagaggcgGGTACCTTGGCTGCGACATCGTGA
- a CDS encoding uncharacterized protein (transcript_id=CADANIAT00001556) yields the protein MSSPLHRRASSSAPLGSDFGPAHHEPYPALPHPAYTGLFRQNPEAARLHALETAVVDEESDFDG from the coding sequence AtgtcttctcctctgcatcgCCgggcctccagctctgcgccTTTGGGGTCTGATTTTGGACCTGCCCATCACGAACCCTATCCCGCTCTCCCCCACCCGGCATATACCGGTCTATTTCGACAAAACCCCGAGGCCGCTCGTCTGCACGCTCTGGAGACCGCAGTCGTCGACGAGGAGAGCGACTTCGATGGCTAG
- a CDS encoding Zn(II)2Cys6 transcription factor (transcript_id=CADANIAT00001560), with amino-acid sequence MPKISENTRYSGRTRPSRKRAPVACQSCHGRKVRCSLPQTGQPCTNCSLDHVTCVPRPSRRSKPKNCSANTLTTCRGRRGLESLSYHLSTVSSPSNGRPAVQSTPLEGRSFSPRPERLVVSEDLSARRRQSPTAPSADETGYGTETPYHPFNEHFSHHNEDETGTLQTQGDVIDTCYSPLYGKIQTSGDPRGVGLVVDICEPEPREKSGHFLVPRINQTYMDQETIDYLRHKGVFDFPTSSVCEMIIRTYFYYVHPFFPVVDARSFLEKFENARNEVSVHLLWSMFLAAANFADDSTLKAANFSSRKEMKRAMYIRAKALYDAEYERKKITLIQAVLLTGFWYSDTEDRTGPWHWNGVAIGLCQTIGLHRQPDTGQRHSKAISMNDSRIWRQLWWSCFYRETWFSAGMGRPMRINLADCSTPIPDAEDSDNLLAGIPESTQKKYLPEDTEDLSKLWAELLALTVCLAKILSWQNRAERTRPSRTEIQHMDDSIRECYSHKDHTIAQRQSYVVSLHRFHLELYLESAMLILYRPFLFDKPEINSPGLSVDEWTSTVLRRTKDAAMNTNKILGSMIAADMISNTQAMVCIALVPTLQIHLLDATSDKQLLQRLGRHNLEFCMLIIEELKSVYFGAEILSRMFNKAKSRIYNKTFAPTTAPRDYVPQSSQSSHDATIDSIPNVADGACQDDTEIFDAFSTILGAFPPVTADGFFFNDEYVYT; translated from the exons ATGCCCAAAATTTCAGAAAACACACGTTATTCTGGCAGAACGCGACCGTCCAGAAAACGAGCACCCGTTGCTTGCCAGTCATGCCATGGCCGTAAAGTCAGGTGCAGTCTCCCACAAACTGGCCAACCCTGCACCAACTGCTCGTTAGATCACGTTACATGTGTGCCGCGGCCGAGTAGGAGATCAAA ACCGAAGAACTGCTCGGCAAACACGCTAACGACCTGCCGTGGCAGACGCGGCCTAGAATCTTTGTCTTACCATTTGAGCACGgtgtcttcgccgtcaaaTGGCAGGCCCGCGGTACAGAGTACTCCTCTTGAGGGCCGCAGCTTCTCACCTCGCCCCGAGCGTCTTGTTGTGTCAGAGGATTTATCTGCACGCCGCCGGCAAAGTCCTACGGCTCCGTCGGCTGATGAAACTGGATATGGCACCGAAACACCATATCATCCCTTCAACGAGCATTTCAGTCATCACAATGAAGATGAAACGGGCACGCTGCAAACGCAGGGCGATGTGATAGATACGTGCTATTCCCCGTTATATGGTAAGATTCAGACTTCCG GGGACCCCCGAGGCGTCGGCCTGGTAGTCGACATCTGTGAACCGGAGCCAAGGGAGAAGAGTGGCCACTTCCTCGTCCCACGAATCAACCAAACTTACATGGACCAGGAAACGATCGATTATTTGCGCCATAAGGGCGTCTTCGACTTTCCCACGTCTTCTGTCTGCGAGATGATCATAAGGACATACTTCTACTATGTGCATCCCTTTTTCCCAGTTGTTGATGCCCGTTCGTTCCTTGAAAAGTTCGAAAATGCGCGCAACGAAGTAAGCGTGCATCTCTTGTGGAGCATGTTTCTAGCTGCTGCAAAT TTCGCCGATGACAGTACCCTAAAGGCAGCAAACTTTTCGTCTCGAAAAGAGATGAAGCGTGCAATGTATATTCGGGCTAAG GCTCTTTATGATGCGGAAtatgaaagaaagaagattaCCCTTATCCAGGCGGTACTTCTGACAGGCTTCTGGTATTCGGACACTGAAGACAGGACCGGACCTTGGCATTGGAACGGTGTTGCCATCGGTCTGTGCCAGACGATAGGGCTGCATCGGCAGCCAGACACCGGTCAAAGACACAGTAAAGCCATCTCAATGAATGACAGCAGAATCTGGAGGCAGCTGTGGTGGAGCTGCTTTTACCGTGAAACGTGGTTCTCTGCGGGCATGGGCAGGCCTATGCGTATCAACCTAGCCGACTGTAGTACCCCAATACCAGATGCCGAGGATTCTGATAATCTGCTCGCGGGCATTCCAGAGAGTACCCAAAAGAAGTACCTGCCGGAAGACACTGAGGACCTATCTAAATTATGGGCAGAGCTGTTGGCACTCACGGTCTGTTTAGCGAAGATTCTCTCATGGCAGAACCGAGCGGAGCGGACACGACCTAGTAGGACGGAAATACAACACATGGACGATAGCATCCGAGAGTGCTATTCTCACAAAGACCATACCATAGCTCAGAGACAAAGTTATGTCGTCTCCTTACACAGGTTTCATCTCGAGCTGTATCTAGA ATCCGCTATGCTTATTTTATACCGGCCATTTCTTTTTGATAAGCCAGAAATAAACTCGCCTGGTCTTTCAGTGGACGAATGGACATCGACTGTGCTGCGGAGGACCAAAGACGCAGCGATGAACACCAACAAGATCCTCGGCAGCATGATTGCTGCTGATATGATCAGCAACACTCAAGCAATGGT CTGCATTGCCCTAGTTCCCACATTGCAAATCCATCTCCTTGACGCCACGTCTGATAAGCAGTTGCTGCAACGTTTGGGCCGCCACAACCTCGAATTTTGCATGCTTATTATTGAAGAGCTCAAATCCGTGTACTTCGGCGCTGAAATACTTTCAAGAATGTTCAACAAAGCAAAGAGCCGGATTTACAATAAGACGTTTGCTCCCACCACAGCTCCCAGGGATTATGTGCCTCAGTCATCACAGTCATCGCATGATGCCACGATTGACTCTATTCCAAACGTGGCAGATGGTGCATGCCAGGATGATACGGAGATTTTTGATGCCTTTTCAACGATATTGGGCGCCTTTCCCCCAGTAACGGCTGATGGATTCTTCTTCAACGACGAGTACGTTTATACTTAG
- a CDS encoding BOD1/SHG1 domain-containing protein (transcript_id=CADANIAT00001557), which translates to MDGSVDASGAQENGVGVKRPSFDVERFQQRKKFKTEELPLTAAQHKAIEDLLHSFKKKGGFDHIRKKIWSEFHDGEGKAEFTRRLTEIAESEIEREPQLLSREQGKAATLIEGAVDRSDIYKTVEKTLDALAAQHLSAIFESIQEIRRQEVGDEQATREFIAGNRTDEEYALLVKAKRDERERIWQEEERKRREAEEAEARRKEEEERRQREIQRQKDEEERARRREREEQRRAEQRALDEQREKERQERYERRRREDRERYRDWGYRDRDRSHTRDRDLERDRDRERDRDYRYRDRDRDRSPGYRSERGLSPRRKDSQAEKTPVSKEPTPPPAPPVDEKTLEETALQLLLKEGEELAAKARQKPEFDFEEAEAIENAADVDPQWQKTGAGDVMAVVAAQGGDHLGSMTTITGDHGKPLTDPGTVCQTTESQFATTARATEAGGRAVVGAVLSLGHTTEIASETVIGTEIEIVTENGGRIETGTANEMTVTEIVTGVETAAGTEVETVVEIVVGLGRTTTGTVDDTATILGHHHHVYPTGIEIVIGNEMETVEGIGQEIETGTGIEAGKGTVLEIGTGPEIGIDRERDRNSDRGRDRERSVERDRGRDRASDRDRDRERLTEKDKDCDHDRERDRERDRGREKERDRDRSRSRRRSPSLLDIDRYVPVTSHRSRSPRRRLRSPERADERPRGFVEIDRYMPGGGERDRVRDGQVQNQTPKAQSWRPGDAEEKTSTRE; encoded by the exons ATGGATGGGTCTGTGGATGCTTCAGGAGCGCAGGAGAATGGCGTTGGCGTAAAGCGACCGTCGTTTGATGTCGAGAGATTTcagcagcggaagaagtTCAAGACCGAGGAGCTACCCTTGACTGCTGCGCAACACAAAGCTATTGAGGACCTTCTACACAGCTTTAAGAAGAAGGGAGGGTTCGACCATATCCGGAAGAAAATCTGGTCGGAGTTTCATGATGGA GAAGGGAAAGCAGAATTTACAAGACGGCTTACGGAGATCGCAGAGTCGGAGATAGAGCGCGAACCCCAATTACTCTCGAGGGAACAGGGCAAAGCCGCGACGCTGATTGAAGGCGCTGTCGACCGCAGTGATATCTACAAGACGGTGGAGAAAACGCTAGATGCGCTGGCCGCACAACACCTTTCAGCTATATTCGAATCCATTCAGGAGATTCGTCGTCAAGAGGTTGGCGACGAGCAGGCTACCCGCGAGTTTATAGCGGGCAATAGGACAGATGAGGAATACGCTTTACTGGTCAAGGCTAAGCGTGACGAGCGCGAGAGGATCtggcaggaggaggagcgaaaGCGCagggaagctgaagaagcggaggCCCGtcggaaagaggaagaggaacgaaGACAGCGCGAAATCCAACGACagaaggacgaagaggaacGAGCTAGGAGACGAGAGCGTGAGGAACAACGGCGTGCAGAGCAACGCGCCCTAGACGAGCAACGAGAGAAAGAACGCCAGGAGCGATATGAGCGGCGCCGACGTGAAGATCGGGAGAGATACCGGGACTGGGGATATCGTGATCGAGATCGCAGCCATACAAGGGACAGGGATCTGGAGAGGGACCGTGATAGGGAGAGGGATCGCGATTATCGCTACCGTGATCGAGACCGCGACCGCTCGCCTGGTTACCGCTCTGAGCGTGGTTTGTCGCCGCGACGCAAAGACTCTCAAGCGGAGAAAACCCCCGTTTCGAAAGAACCCACTCCCCCACCGGCTCCGCCTGTGGACGAGAAGACGTTGGAAGAGACGGCCTTgcagctgttgttgaaggaaggcgaagagctAGCAGCTAAAGCCCGTCAAAAGCCAGAGTTCGATTtcgaggaagccgaagcgaTTGAAAACG CCGCAGACGTGGATCCGCAGTGGCAGAAGACCGGAGCCGGAGACGTGATGGCAGTGGTAGCCGctcaaggaggagatcatCTCGGTTCGATGACGACTATCACAGGCGATCACGGGAAGCCTCTGACCGACCCCGGGACCGTGTGTCAGACGACAGAGTCCCAATTCGCGACTACCGCCAGGGCTACCGAAGCTGGCGGCCGGGCCGTAGTCGGAGCCGTTCTCTCACTCGGACATACGACAGAGATCGCGAGCGAGACCGTGATCGGGACAGAGATAGAGATCGTGACCGAGAACGGAGGTCGGATCGAGACAGGGACCGCGAACGAGATGACCGTGACAGAGATAGTGACCGGCGTCGAGACCGCAGCCGGGACCGAAGTCGAGACCGTAGTCGAGATCGTGGTAGGGCTAGGCCGGACTACGACAGGTACCGTCGACGATACAGCCACTATTCTCGGTCACCATCACCACGTCTATCCCACAGGGATCGAGATCGTGATAGGAAACGAGATGGAGACGGTGGAAGGGATAGGTCAAGAGATCGAGACTGGGACCGGGATCGAGGCAGGGAAAGGGACCGTTCTAGAGATAGGGACAGGTCCAGAGATAGGGATAG ACAGGGAAAGGGACCGGAACAGCGATCGGGGTCGTGACCGTGAACGATCTGTTGAAAGAGACAGGGGAAGAGACAGAGCCAGCGATCGCGACCGGGATAGGGAGAGACTTACAGAAAAGGACAAAGATTGCGACCATGACCGCGAGAGAGACCGAGAACGAGATCGCGgcagagaaaaggaaagggacAGAGATCGCTCTCGCTCCCGACGGCGTTCCCCAAGCTTGCTGGACATCGACCGCTACGTCCCAGTTACTAGCCATCGAAGTCGCTCTCCTCGTCGACGACTGCGGTCTCCAGAGCGTGCAGACGAGCGGCCTCGGGGTTTTGTCGAAATAGACCGGTATATGCCGGGTGGGGGAGAGCGGGATAGGGTTCGTGATGGGCAGGTCCAAAATCAGACCCCAAAggcgcagagctggaggcccGGcgatgcagaggagaagacaTCGACTAGAGAATAG
- a CDS encoding enoyl-CoA hydratase/isomerase family protein (transcript_id=CADANIAT00001559) — MAEEDLVRLDINGIFAVITLNNPRKFNALTQSLYYRLASLLRAAEENPDVYVTVLIGEGPFFSAGADLKGKPPSMEEMLSRPYWLPKLVNNNVDVARAFYSHSKILVTALNGPVIGLSAALISHSDFIYAVSNAYLMTPFTSLGLVAEGGSSVAFVQRMGQGKANEALLLGRKIPVSELAQVGFVNKVFEDKGNFREQVMGYLQQIFGEHLVKSSLLETKALMRRRLVREQDEQAPLEMFGGLDRFCQGVPQAKMGEALSKSKSSRL; from the exons ATGGCTGAGGAAGATCTTGTTCGCCTTGATATCAATGGCATTTTTGCCGTCATCACGTTGAACAACCCTAGAAAGTTCAATGCCTTGACACAGAGTCTATACTATCGTCTTGCAAGCTTGCTTCGAGCTGCCGAGGAGAATCCAGACGTCTATGTTACTGTGCTAATCGGCGAGGGCCCCTTTTTCTCCGC AGGGGCTGACCTCAAAGGGAAGCCACCATCTATGGAGGAGATGTTGTCTCGCCCTTACTGGCTTCCGAAATTGGTGAATAACAACGTCGACGTGGCGAGAGCGTTCTACAGCCATTCGAAGATTCTGGTTACGGCGCTGAACGGACCTGTCATCGGGCTTTCTGCGGCCTTGATATCTCACTCAGACTTTATCTACGCGGTATCCAACGCCTATTTGATGACTCCTTTCACCTCTCTTGGTCTTGTTGCCGAAGGCGGCTCCAGTGTCGCATTTGTGCAGCGGATGGGCCAAGGTAAGGCAAACGAGGCACTCCTCCTCGGCAGGAAGATTCCTGTCAGCGAGTTGGCTCAGGTCGGCTTTGTGAACAAGGTCTTTGAAGACAAAGGCAACTTCCGTGAGCAGGTGATGGGATACCTGCAGCAGATATTCGGCGAACATTTGGTGAAGTCGAGCCTTCTGGAGACAAAGGCTCTCATGCGTCGTCGCTTGGTTAGGGAGCAGGACGAACAAGCGCCGCTAGAAATGTTTGGTGGCCTCGACCGTTTCTGCCAGGGCGTTCCACAGGCCAAGATGGGAGAGGCTCTTTCTAAGAGCAAGTCGTCTCGACTCTGA
- a CDS encoding mitochondrial 37S ribosomal protein bS6m (transcript_id=CADANIAT00001564) has protein sequence MLYELIAIVRPGSLNEVRDIARNAGTLVLRSGGVIRGYTNWGVFRLPKTTTKHQARYTDGHHFIMRFDAAAPVQMGIRRQLALDPRMIRFSVVKLGDKLDEVKDVTGKVEWNDTRNLSSTI, from the exons ATGCTGTACGAGTTGATTGCTATT GTCCGCCCGGGCAGTCTTAACGAGGTTCGAGA CATCGCCCGCAACGCCGGTACCCTCGTCCTCCGCTCCGGCGGTGTTATTCGCGGCTACACCAACTGGGGCGTCTTTCGCCTCCCCAAGACCACAACGAAACACCAAGCCCGCTATACAGACGGCCATCACTTTATCATGCGATTTGATGCTGCCGCGCCTGTACAAATGGGTATCCGCCGCCAGCTAGCGCTCGATCCGCGGATGATCCGCTTCTCGGTTGTGAAGCTTGGCGATAAGCTGGACGAGGTCAAAGATGTTACCGGGAAGGTTGAGTGGAACGACACGAGAAATCTGTCGAGCACGATCTAA